A genomic region of Tamandua tetradactyla isolate mTamTet1 chromosome 2, mTamTet1.pri, whole genome shotgun sequence contains the following coding sequences:
- the PLPP6 gene encoding polyisoprenoid diphosphate/phosphate phosphohydrolase PLPP6: protein MPSPRRNVEGRPLVPSAASSSSPGSPVHGSGGGGRFEFQSLLSSRAPGTDPTCARLRASESPVHRRGSFPLAGTGPSQAFPSPLPEEDRMDLNPSFLGIALRSLLAIDLWLSKKLGVCAGESSSWGSVRPLMKLLEISGHGIPWLLGTLYCLSRSDSWAGREVLMNLLFALLLDLLLVALIKGLVRRRRPAHNQMDMFVTLSVDKYSFPSGHATRAALVSRFILNHLVLAIPLRVLVVLWAFIVGLSRIMLGRHNVTDVAFGFFLGHMQYSIVDYCWLSPLNAPILFVLWKQQ from the coding sequence ATGCCGAGCCCTCGGAGGAACGTCGAGGGACGTCCGCTGGTCCCCTCCGCCGCGAGCAGTAGCAGCCCCGGCAGCCCTGTCCATGGCAGTGGTGGAGGCGGCAGGTTCGAGTTCCAGTCCCTGCTCAGCAGCCGCGCGCCGGGCACCGACCCCACCTGCGCGCGGCTCCGTGCGTCCGAGAGCCCTGTGCACCGCCGCGGATCCTTTCCCCTGGCTGGGACGGGTCCCTCACAGGCGTTCCCGTCCCCGCTACCCGAGGAGGACCGCATGGACCTGAACCCGTCCTTTCTGGGCATCGCTCTGCGCTCTCTGCTGGCCATAGACCTGTGGCTGTCCAAGAAGCTCGGGGTATGCGCGGGGGAGAGCTCGTCCTGGGGTAGCGTGCGGCCCCTTATGAAGCTGCTGGAGATCTCGGGCCATGGCATCCCCTGGCTTCTGGGCACCCTCTATTGCCTGTCCAGGAGCGACAGCTGGGCAGGGCGCGAGGTGCTGATGAACCTGCTCTTCGCTCTACTGTTGGACTTGCTCTTGGTGGCCCTGATCAAAGGGCTGGTCCGCAGGCGCCGCCCGGCCCATAATCAGATGGACATGTTTGTCACCCTCTCGGTTGACAAGTATTCCTTCCCCTCAGGCCATGCCACAAGGGCCGCCCTGGTGTCACGGTTCATCCTGAACCACCTGGTACTGGCCATTCCCCTGAGGGTGCTGGTGGTACTGTGGGCCTTCATCGTGGGCCTCTCTAGGATCATGCTGGGGCGGCACAATGTCACCGACGTGGCTTTTGGCTTTTTCCTGGGCCACATGCAGTACAGCATCGTGGACTATTGCTGGCTCTCACCCCTCAATGCTCCAATCCTCTTTGTACTGTGGAAGCAACAATGA